The Aequorivita sublithincola DSM 14238 genome window below encodes:
- the menD gene encoding 2-succinyl-5-enolpyruvyl-6-hydroxy-3-cyclohexene-1-carboxylic-acid synthase: MKFSNKILAQTLVQLCLDKGIDHIVISPGSRNAPLTIDFGEHPDFKCFSIVDERCAAFFAMGMAQQLKKPVAVVCTSGSALLNYYPAVAEAFYSDIPLVVISADRPLNYIDIGDGQTIRQQNVFENHILYAANCIEGEDFQIKNETELNVALNTAIELNGPVHINIPFSEPLYQTTETQLVWPQNVAPRKADEELVEDLAPFIKLWNSCKRKLVLVGVLAPNSIQQRFIDQLSKDESVLVLTETTSNLHGENFISAIDQLISPLNEEDFKKLQPDILLTLGGMVVSKRIKAFLRNFPPKEHWHVDAKTANDTYFVLKHHFKTQANTFFAEFLPKTIAVKSDYQDYWLAINHKRLQLHQAYESEIPYSDFMVFSEVFKRLPKNIQLQLSNSATIRYAQLFDISTCAEVFCNRGTSGIDGSTSTAIGAAYASKLPTIFITGDISFFYDSNALWNNHIPKNFKIIVVNNGGGGIFRILPGEKDTTLFDTYFETKHHLTAKQLSEMYGFKYQTIDGEVGLSEKLEDFFSNEDRPSLLEIFTPSTVNDKVLLDYFKFIL, encoded by the coding sequence ATGAAATTCTCCAATAAAATTCTCGCACAAACGCTTGTTCAACTATGTTTAGACAAGGGTATTGACCACATAGTTATTTCTCCAGGTTCCCGAAATGCGCCACTCACAATTGATTTTGGCGAACACCCAGATTTTAAGTGTTTTAGCATTGTAGATGAGCGTTGTGCTGCTTTTTTTGCAATGGGAATGGCGCAGCAATTAAAAAAACCTGTAGCTGTAGTTTGCACTTCTGGCTCGGCTTTGCTTAATTATTATCCTGCCGTAGCTGAAGCGTTTTATAGCGATATTCCGTTAGTCGTTATTTCAGCAGATAGACCCTTAAATTATATTGATATTGGCGATGGTCAAACCATTCGGCAACAAAACGTTTTTGAAAACCACATTCTTTATGCAGCCAATTGTATTGAAGGAGAAGATTTTCAGATTAAAAATGAAACTGAATTGAATGTTGCATTAAATACTGCAATAGAGCTGAATGGACCTGTTCATATAAACATTCCTTTTTCAGAACCTCTTTATCAAACTACCGAAACACAGCTGGTTTGGCCGCAAAATGTTGCTCCCAGAAAGGCGGACGAAGAATTAGTTGAAGATTTAGCTCCATTCATAAAGTTATGGAATAGTTGTAAAAGAAAGTTGGTTCTTGTAGGAGTTTTAGCACCTAATAGTATACAACAACGCTTTATAGATCAACTTTCCAAAGACGAAAGTGTTTTGGTTTTAACAGAAACTACATCAAACCTTCATGGCGAAAATTTTATTTCAGCAATAGATCAACTAATCAGTCCATTGAACGAGGAGGATTTTAAAAAGCTACAACCTGATATTTTGTTGACGCTTGGCGGAATGGTGGTTTCCAAAAGAATAAAAGCATTTCTTCGGAATTTTCCGCCGAAAGAACATTGGCACGTTGATGCTAAAACAGCGAACGATACTTATTTTGTTCTGAAGCATCATTTCAAAACGCAAGCAAATACTTTTTTTGCTGAATTTCTTCCGAAAACAATAGCTGTAAAAAGCGATTACCAAGATTATTGGCTAGCCATAAATCACAAAAGATTGCAACTTCATCAAGCTTATGAAAGTGAAATTCCATATTCAGACTTTATGGTTTTTTCTGAAGTTTTTAAAAGACTTCCGAAGAATATTCAGCTACAATTAAGCAACAGCGCAACTATTAGATACGCTCAACTTTTTGACATTTCTACTTGTGCTGAAGTATTTTGCAACAGAGGAACTAGCGGTATTGATGGAAGTACAAGTACAGCTATTGGCGCGGCCTACGCTTCAAAACTCCCCACAATTTTTATAACTGGAGACATAAGTTTCTTTTATGACAGTAATGCGCTTTGGAATAATCACATTCCTAAAAACTTCAAAATAATTGTTGTAAATAACGGTGGAGGCGGTATCTTTAGAATACTTCCTGGTGAAAAAGATACAACTCTTTTTGACACTTATTTTGAAACGAAGCATCATTTAACGGCGAAACAGCTTTCAGAAATGTACGGTTTCAAATATCAAACTATTGATGGGGAAGTAGGATTATCAGAAAAATTAGAAGATTTTTTCAGTAATGAAGATAGACCAAGTTTGTTGGAGATATTTACACCTTCAACTGTAAATGATAAAGTGCTTTTAGATTATTTCAAATTTATATTATAA
- a CDS encoding isochorismate synthase, with the protein MDLNLMIEKISNHYNEKLPFVVYSLPQSGSISVLLQKNDSLNTIENLGGNGFVFAPFEYKGFSYFIDENDSEKHQFDFKSEAIESISVAVSEDISEQNTYIKLLSKTIETIKGSRANKIVISRFQNFQLKDFSIEKLIIQLFSKNPTAFRYIWYHPKTGLWCGATPETLVQIENKSFKTMALAGTQPFTNQEPVIWGVKEEYEQQLVTDAIINSLQRVTSVLKVSKTYTHRAGSLLHLRTDISGVLRTGEATLAKIAKALHPTPAVCGSPQQFAQQFIIENEGYDREFYTGFLGPILDDGNTASLMVNLRCMKIDDNQARIFVGGGITLASQPQEEYEETKNKLQTMLQVLQPML; encoded by the coding sequence ATGGACCTTAATTTAATGATCGAAAAAATATCGAACCATTATAACGAAAAATTGCCGTTTGTAGTTTATTCGTTGCCCCAAAGCGGAAGTATTTCAGTGCTTTTGCAAAAAAACGACTCACTTAATACAATTGAAAACCTGGGCGGTAATGGCTTCGTTTTCGCACCTTTTGAGTATAAAGGATTTTCTTACTTTATTGATGAGAACGATTCTGAAAAACATCAATTCGACTTTAAAAGTGAAGCTATTGAATCGATTTCCGTTGCTGTTTCAGAAGATATTTCGGAGCAAAACACTTACATCAAGTTGCTAAGTAAAACAATTGAAACCATAAAAGGAAGTAGAGCAAACAAAATAGTTATTTCCCGTTTTCAGAATTTTCAGCTGAAAGATTTTTCCATCGAAAAACTTATAATTCAGTTGTTTTCGAAAAATCCTACTGCTTTTAGGTATATATGGTATCATCCTAAAACTGGTCTATGGTGCGGGGCTACGCCAGAAACATTGGTGCAGATTGAAAACAAATCTTTCAAAACTATGGCGTTAGCAGGAACGCAGCCATTCACAAATCAAGAGCCAGTTATTTGGGGAGTCAAGGAAGAATATGAACAACAACTGGTTACTGATGCAATAATAAATAGTTTGCAAAGGGTTACTTCCGTTTTAAAGGTTTCAAAAACTTATACACATCGTGCAGGATCTTTATTGCATCTCCGAACAGACATTTCGGGGGTTTTAAGAACAGGAGAAGCTACTTTGGCAAAAATTGCAAAAGCACTTCATCCAACTCCTGCCGTTTGTGGTAGTCCGCAGCAATTTGCTCAGCAATTTATAATCGAAAATGAAGGCTACGACCGTGAATTTTACACTGGGTTTTTGGGTCCAATCCTCGATGATGGAAATACAGCTTCATTAATGGTAAACCTGCGCTGTATGAAGATTGACGATAATCAAGCACGTATTTTTGTGGGCGGCGGTATTACACTAGCCAGTCAGCCTCAGGAAGAATACGAGGAAACAAAGAATAAATTGCAAACAATGCTACAAGTATTACAGCCGATGTTGTAA
- the dnaK gene encoding molecular chaperone DnaK, producing the protein MSKIIGIDLGTTNSCVAVMEGSEPVVIPNAEGKRTTPSVIAFVEGGEIKVGDPAKRQAVTNPTKTISSIKRFMGNKYSESKKEADYSAYKVVKGDNDTARVDIDGRLYTPQELSAMILQKMKKTAEDYLGQDVTRAVITVPAYFNDSQRHATKEAGEIAGLKVERIINEPTAAALAYGLDKKGTDQKVVVFDFGGGTHDVSILELGDGVFEVLATDGDTHLGGDDVDQKIINWLADEFKAEEDFDLRKDPMALQRLKEAAEKAKIELSSAAQTEINLPYVTATASGPKHLVKTLTRAKFEQLIDDLVKRTMKPCETAMKAAGLNKSDIDEVILVGGSTRIPAVQEAVEKFFGKKPHKGVNPDEVVAVGAAIQGGVLTGDVKDVLLLDVTPLSLGIETMGGVLTKLIEANTTIPTKKSQVFSTASDNQPSVEIHVLQGERPMATDNKTIGRFHLDGIPPAQRGTPQIEVTFDIDANGIIKVSATDKATNKSQDIRIEASSGLTDEEIKKMKADAEANADSDKAAKEKVDKLNEADGMIFQTEKQLKEFGEKLSDDKKKPIEDALEELKKAYETKEVETIQPALDKINEAWKVASEEMYKAQADGQGAPTGEAEAGAEQGSQDNAENSDVEDVDFEEVK; encoded by the coding sequence ATGAGTAAAATAATTGGAATCGACTTAGGTACAACCAACTCCTGCGTTGCCGTAATGGAAGGTAGCGAACCAGTAGTTATTCCTAATGCAGAAGGTAAAAGAACAACTCCTTCCGTAATTGCATTTGTGGAAGGCGGCGAAATTAAAGTAGGTGATCCTGCAAAACGTCAGGCTGTAACAAACCCTACTAAAACCATTAGCTCTATAAAGAGATTTATGGGGAACAAATATTCTGAATCTAAAAAAGAAGCAGATTATTCAGCATACAAAGTAGTAAAAGGTGATAACGACACCGCCCGTGTTGATATTGACGGACGTTTGTACACACCACAGGAATTGAGCGCAATGATTCTTCAGAAAATGAAGAAAACTGCTGAAGACTATTTAGGACAAGATGTTACCCGTGCGGTAATTACAGTTCCTGCATATTTTAATGACAGTCAGCGTCACGCAACGAAAGAAGCTGGTGAAATTGCTGGTCTTAAAGTTGAAAGAATTATAAACGAACCAACTGCAGCAGCACTTGCTTACGGTCTTGACAAAAAAGGTACAGACCAAAAAGTAGTGGTTTTTGACTTTGGTGGTGGTACACATGATGTTAGTATCCTTGAATTAGGCGATGGCGTTTTTGAAGTACTTGCTACAGACGGTGATACTCACTTAGGTGGTGATGACGTTGACCAAAAAATAATCAACTGGTTGGCAGACGAATTTAAAGCTGAAGAAGATTTTGATCTTAGAAAAGATCCGATGGCACTTCAACGTTTGAAAGAAGCAGCTGAAAAAGCAAAAATTGAACTTTCTTCTGCAGCACAAACTGAAATTAACCTACCTTATGTTACTGCTACCGCTAGCGGACCAAAACACTTGGTAAAAACGTTAACTCGTGCAAAGTTTGAGCAATTAATTGACGATTTAGTAAAAAGAACAATGAAGCCTTGTGAAACAGCAATGAAAGCTGCTGGTTTGAACAAAAGCGATATAGACGAAGTAATTCTTGTAGGAGGATCAACTCGTATTCCTGCAGTTCAGGAAGCTGTTGAGAAATTCTTCGGAAAAAAACCACACAAAGGTGTAAATCCAGATGAAGTAGTTGCCGTAGGTGCTGCAATTCAGGGAGGTGTATTAACTGGAGATGTGAAAGATGTACTTCTTTTAGATGTAACGCCACTTTCTTTAGGTATTGAAACAATGGGCGGTGTTTTGACCAAATTAATTGAGGCAAACACAACCATTCCTACTAAGAAAAGTCAGGTGTTTTCTACAGCATCAGATAATCAACCAAGTGTTGAAATCCACGTATTGCAAGGAGAACGCCCAATGGCAACAGATAACAAGACAATTGGTCGTTTCCACCTAGATGGAATTCCACCAGCACAGCGAGGTACGCCACAAATTGAAGTAACGTTTGATATTGATGCCAACGGTATCATTAAAGTAAGCGCTACAGATAAGGCTACCAATAAATCGCAAGACATCCGTATTGAAGCTTCTTCTGGATTGACAGATGAAGAAATCAAAAAGATGAAAGCAGATGCAGAAGCAAATGCTGATAGCGACAAAGCAGCGAAAGAAAAAGTAGATAAATTGAACGAAGCTGATGGAATGATCTTCCAAACTGAAAAGCAACTAAAAGAATTTGGCGAAAAATTATCTGATGATAAAAAGAAACCAATTGAAGATGCTTTGGAAGAACTGAAAAAAGCCTATGAAACTAAAGAAGTTGAAACCATTCAACCAGCTTTAGATAAAATTAACGAAGCTTGGAAAGTAGCTTCTGAAGAAATGTACAAAGCCCAAGCCGATGGTCAAGGTGCTCCAACAGGAGAAGCCGAAGCAGGAGCAGAGCAAGGAAGCCAAGACAACGCTGAAAACAGCGATGTTGAGGATGTAGATTTTGAAGAGGTGAAATAA
- a CDS encoding alpha/beta hydrolase, with protein MSTEKEASYTSTNTYSTFNTFTEKTKNVWIVFHGMAYLSKYFIKYFSELNTEENYIIAPQAPSKYYQDRAFKHVGASWLTRENTEAETKNILNYVDAVYEKEISATVPNLFVLGYSQGVSIAARWVASRKIQCDKLIMHSGGIPKELQPKDFEFLKPTTEVIYIYGDKDQYVTEARKTEEELKGSDLFQKRLKIEIFEGIHEVNREFLLKISK; from the coding sequence ATGAGTACTGAAAAAGAAGCTTCCTATACTTCAACAAACACCTATTCTACCTTTAATACTTTTACCGAAAAAACAAAAAACGTTTGGATAGTTTTCCACGGAATGGCTTATTTAAGCAAATATTTTATAAAGTATTTTTCAGAATTAAATACTGAAGAAAACTACATTATCGCCCCACAAGCACCTTCAAAATACTATCAAGATAGAGCTTTTAAACACGTAGGCGCATCTTGGCTTACTCGTGAAAATACTGAAGCTGAGACTAAAAATATATTAAACTACGTGGACGCCGTTTATGAAAAGGAAATTTCAGCGACCGTTCCGAATCTCTTTGTTTTAGGATATTCGCAAGGCGTATCCATAGCTGCAAGATGGGTTGCCAGCCGAAAAATTCAATGTGATAAATTGATTATGCATTCTGGAGGAATTCCGAAAGAACTACAACCAAAAGATTTTGAGTTTCTAAAGCCTACCACTGAAGTCATCTATATTTACGGAGATAAGGATCAATACGTAACAGAAGCCAGAAAAACTGAAGAAGAATTAAAAGGCAGCGATCTCTTCCAAAAACGTTTAAAAATTGAAATTTTTGAGGGCATACACGAAGTAAACCGAGAATTTCTTTTGAAAATTTCCAAATAA
- a CDS encoding class I SAM-dependent methyltransferase: MSKIFNLRGIWYSLSSNQRFFIRRLYYFPKDTMDGITGKRHKYVPPRGYIYTGSPASAEDYLKQGQHQVQMLMKYANLQPDHQVLDIGSGIGRTAIALTDFLKENGSYEGFDVVERGVQWCNTRINKEHANFNFKYVPLFNDLYNTATLKATEFTFPYAENSIDVAFSFSVFTHMLIEEIQHYFNQIYRVLKPGGVCFSTFFLYDETSEAYISTKKDFSFPVKKDGFRLMNENVKSGNIAIDKKKLSKMLTSENFELVSIIDGFWKDEVRDTAKAEY; encoded by the coding sequence ATGAGTAAAATTTTCAACTTACGCGGTATTTGGTATTCGCTTTCTTCTAATCAGCGTTTTTTTATTAGACGATTATATTATTTTCCTAAAGATACTATGGACGGTATTACGGGAAAACGTCACAAATACGTTCCGCCGCGGGGTTATATTTACACGGGTTCGCCTGCAAGTGCTGAGGATTATTTGAAACAAGGGCAACACCAAGTTCAAATGCTGATGAAATATGCTAATCTTCAACCCGATCATCAAGTTTTGGATATTGGAAGCGGAATAGGCAGAACTGCAATTGCATTGACTGATTTTTTGAAAGAAAACGGAAGCTACGAAGGTTTTGATGTTGTAGAAAGAGGCGTGCAATGGTGCAATACTCGTATTAATAAAGAGCACGCTAACTTCAATTTTAAGTATGTGCCTTTGTTCAATGATCTTTACAATACTGCGACACTTAAAGCTACAGAATTCACTTTTCCTTATGCCGAAAATTCCATAGATGTGGCTTTTTCCTTTTCAGTTTTCACCCATATGCTGATTGAGGAAATTCAGCATTACTTCAATCAAATTTATCGAGTGTTGAAACCTGGTGGCGTTTGTTTTTCTACATTTTTCTTGTATGACGAGACTTCGGAAGCATATATTTCAACTAAAAAGGATTTCAGTTTTCCTGTGAAAAAGGACGGATTTAGATTGATGAACGAAAATGTGAAATCTGGAAATATCGCAATTGATAAAAAGAAACTTTCCAAAATGCTTACTTCTGAAAATTTTGAATTGGTTTCTATTATCGATGGTTTTTGGAAAGACGAAGTGCGAGACACTGCAAAAGCAGAGTATTAG
- a CDS encoding SRPBCC family protein produces the protein MNTTKITVEKTINADSKKVWDYWNQPEHITNWNFANYDWCCPKASNDLQVGGKLFTRMEATDGSFGFNFEGIYDEIVPQKKISYKITDGRNVTTTFENLGEKTKVTTVFDAENSNPIEMQRAGWQAILDNFKRYTENN, from the coding sequence ATGAACACCACCAAAATTACAGTCGAAAAAACCATAAACGCAGACTCCAAAAAAGTTTGGGATTACTGGAACCAACCTGAACATATTACTAATTGGAATTTCGCAAATTATGATTGGTGCTGCCCAAAAGCTAGCAACGATCTGCAAGTTGGCGGAAAGTTATTTACCCGAATGGAAGCCACAGACGGTAGTTTTGGGTTTAATTTTGAAGGTATTTATGATGAAATAGTGCCGCAAAAAAAGATTAGTTATAAAATTACTGATGGCAGAAATGTAACCACCACTTTTGAGAATCTCGGTGAGAAAACTAAAGTTACCACAGTTTTTGATGCAGAAAATTCTAATCCAATAGAAATGCAACGTGCAGGTTGGCAAGCTATTTTGGATAATTTTAAAAGGTATACAGAGAATAATTAA
- a CDS encoding 1,4-dihydroxy-2-naphthoyl-CoA synthase — protein MNSPNWKTAKEYTDITYKKADGVARIAFNRPDVRNAFRPKTTAELLDAFHDAQEDITIGVVLLSAEGPSSKDGVYSFCSGGDQKARGHQGYVGEDGYHRLNILDVQRLIRFMPKAVICVVPGWAVGGGHSLHVVCDLTLASKEHAIFKQTDADVTSFDGGYGSAYLAKMVGQKRAREIFFLGRNYSAQEAFEMGMVNAVISHEELENTAYEWAQEILAKSPTSIKMLKFAMNLTDDGMVGQQVFAGEATRLAYMTDEAKEGRDAFLEKRKPNFDKKWLP, from the coding sequence ATGAATTCACCCAACTGGAAAACAGCTAAAGAATATACAGATATAACCTATAAAAAAGCCGATGGCGTTGCTCGAATTGCTTTCAACCGGCCTGATGTTCGCAATGCTTTTCGCCCAAAAACCACTGCAGAATTGCTGGATGCCTTTCACGATGCGCAGGAAGATATTACGATTGGAGTGGTTTTGCTTTCGGCGGAAGGACCTTCTTCAAAAGATGGCGTTTATAGCTTTTGTAGTGGCGGCGACCAAAAGGCGCGTGGCCACCAAGGTTATGTAGGTGAGGATGGCTATCATAGACTTAATATTCTTGACGTTCAAAGATTAATTCGTTTTATGCCAAAAGCAGTTATCTGCGTCGTTCCAGGCTGGGCAGTTGGTGGTGGACACAGCTTACACGTAGTTTGCGACCTTACATTAGCGAGCAAAGAACACGCAATTTTCAAGCAAACGGATGCAGATGTTACCAGTTTTGACGGTGGCTACGGAAGTGCTTATCTAGCCAAAATGGTAGGGCAGAAGCGCGCTCGTGAAATCTTTTTCCTTGGAAGAAATTACTCTGCACAAGAAGCTTTTGAGATGGGAATGGTAAACGCCGTAATCTCTCACGAGGAACTTGAAAATACTGCATACGAATGGGCGCAGGAAATTCTTGCAAAAAGCCCAACTTCAATAAAAATGCTGAAATTCGCAATGAACCTAACCGATGACGGAATGGTGGGCCAACAAGTTTTTGCTGGTGAAGCTACGCGTCTTGCGTATATGACAGATGAAGCGAAAGAAGGACGTGATGCATTTCTCGAAAAACGAAAACCTAATTTTGATAAGAAGTGGCTGCCTTAA
- a CDS encoding aminopeptidase C — MKHFLLSFGILLTLNLTAQEAYKFTTVTDLEATPVISQGVTGTCWSFSSTSFLESEIIRLTGKKIDLSEMYQVRNTYPLKAENFVMRQGKAQFSEGGLAHDVMNSVEKNGLVPEEAFSGLFSGETTYNHAEMVAVLESMLKAYIENPGRKLSPKWKPAIERVLDVYIGKNVSNFTFEGKQYTPQSFLAMTKIQPKDYVALSSFTQAPFYSKFILNIPDNWSNGSFYNVPLDEMMATLDNALEKGFTVELDCDVSERTFSSKDGVAIIPEYAENNVKALQGIYPEKKITQAYRQEEFENYDTTDDHLMHITGLLRDQNGTKYYKVKNSWGTDETRVANGGYVYFSEAYMRLKAISITVHKDALPKDTSKKLNL; from the coding sequence ATGAAACATTTTCTTCTTTCCTTCGGAATTCTTCTCACTCTAAACCTAACCGCTCAAGAAGCATACAAATTCACAACCGTTACAGACCTTGAAGCAACACCAGTTATTAGCCAAGGCGTTACAGGAACTTGCTGGAGTTTTAGCAGTACTTCGTTTCTAGAAAGTGAAATTATTCGACTAACAGGAAAGAAAATTGATTTAAGTGAAATGTACCAAGTGCGAAATACATATCCTCTTAAAGCTGAAAACTTCGTTATGCGACAAGGAAAAGCGCAGTTCAGCGAAGGTGGCTTGGCGCACGATGTGATGAATTCTGTCGAAAAAAATGGTCTAGTTCCCGAAGAAGCTTTTAGCGGATTATTTTCAGGTGAAACCACCTACAATCACGCCGAAATGGTTGCAGTTTTGGAATCAATGCTGAAAGCATACATTGAAAATCCTGGAAGAAAATTAAGCCCAAAATGGAAACCTGCAATTGAAAGAGTTTTGGATGTATATATAGGTAAGAATGTTTCAAATTTCACTTTTGAAGGGAAACAATATACGCCACAATCTTTTTTGGCTATGACGAAAATTCAGCCAAAAGATTATGTAGCGCTTAGCAGTTTTACGCAAGCTCCCTTCTATTCAAAATTTATCCTAAACATTCCGGATAACTGGAGCAATGGAAGTTTTTACAACGTACCGCTAGACGAAATGATGGCAACCCTTGACAACGCCTTAGAAAAAGGTTTCACTGTAGAATTGGATTGCGATGTTAGCGAACGTACTTTTTCATCCAAAGATGGTGTCGCTATAATCCCTGAATATGCTGAGAATAATGTAAAAGCGCTTCAAGGCATCTATCCCGAAAAAAAAATCACGCAAGCATATCGTCAAGAAGAATTTGAAAATTATGACACAACTGACGATCATTTAATGCATATCACAGGATTACTTCGCGACCAAAATGGCACAAAATATTACAAAGTAAAAAACAGTTGGGGCACGGACGAAACCCGCGTTGCCAATGGCGGTTATGTATATTTTAGTGAAGCTTATATGCGTTTAAAAGCCATCAGTATTACTGTTCATAAAGATGCGTTGCCAAAAGATACTTCTAAAAAATTGAATTTATAA
- a CDS encoding bile acid:sodium symporter family protein: MDNISTLILAGALIVIMLGMGLTLQTADFKRIFLYPKAIFIGLTNQIILLPLIGLCITWVFPMQPEIAIGVMVLAACPGGPTSNLISHLAKADLALSVTLTALSSLITILTIPFIINFALEYFLGVGQVVELNILSTIVQIFIIVVIPIFIGMLVRKYRPHFADAMAKPVRIASGAVLGLIIVGLVIKERANFISYFEQAGIAAIVLNVVTMMLGYFSAKLFGIRKEGARSIAIESGIQNGTLAITIAVVLLHNAAFAIVPAVYSLLMFVTGGLVIYWFNRGGK; encoded by the coding sequence ATGGATAATATCTCTACCCTCATCCTCGCTGGAGCACTTATCGTTATTATGCTGGGTATGGGGCTTACCTTGCAAACGGCAGATTTTAAAAGAATATTTCTTTATCCAAAAGCTATTTTTATAGGGTTGACTAATCAAATAATACTATTGCCACTTATTGGTTTGTGTATTACATGGGTTTTCCCAATGCAGCCCGAAATAGCAATAGGGGTTATGGTTTTGGCAGCGTGTCCTGGAGGGCCAACTTCAAATTTAATCTCACATTTGGCAAAGGCAGACTTGGCACTTTCGGTCACACTTACCGCTTTAAGCAGCCTCATCACGATTCTAACAATTCCGTTTATCATTAATTTTGCTTTGGAATATTTTTTAGGTGTTGGACAAGTTGTTGAACTCAATATACTTTCAACAATAGTTCAAATTTTTATAATTGTAGTTATACCTATTTTTATTGGTATGCTAGTACGCAAGTATCGCCCGCATTTTGCGGATGCCATGGCGAAACCAGTACGTATTGCTTCAGGTGCAGTGCTGGGTTTAATTATTGTGGGATTGGTTATTAAGGAAAGAGCAAATTTTATTTCATATTTTGAGCAAGCAGGAATAGCAGCTATAGTACTGAACGTTGTAACCATGATGCTAGGCTATTTTTCGGCAAAACTGTTTGGAATACGAAAAGAGGGCGCACGCTCCATTGCTATTGAATCTGGAATTCAAAATGGCACCTTGGCAATTACAATTGCAGTGGTTTTGCTACATAATGCTGCCTTTGCAATTGTACCAGCAGTTTATAGTTTATTGATGTTTGTTACAGGTGGTTTAGTAATTTATTGGTTTAATAGGGGAGGAAAGTGA
- a CDS encoding PaaI family thioesterase yields MKYTKDEILAGCNKMCQNTLMETLKIEFTDVGDDFIVARMPVTSRVHQPDGVLHGGASVALAESVGSAGAFVFLNSEEIIIRGLEIAANHVKSVRDGYVYAHASIIHKGRTTQLWQIKITNEEGALVSLVKLTTLTLPIKN; encoded by the coding sequence ATGAAGTACACAAAAGATGAAATATTGGCGGGTTGTAATAAAATGTGCCAGAATACGCTAATGGAAACGCTTAAGATTGAATTCACAGATGTGGGCGATGATTTTATTGTTGCGCGTATGCCCGTAACTTCTCGGGTACATCAACCAGATGGCGTTCTTCACGGCGGGGCTTCAGTGGCTTTAGCAGAAAGTGTAGGTAGTGCTGGGGCTTTTGTTTTTCTTAATTCAGAAGAAATTATTATCCGCGGACTTGAAATTGCAGCCAACCACGTAAAAAGTGTTCGCGATGGTTATGTGTATGCACACGCCAGTATTATTCATAAAGGCAGAACCACACAGCTTTGGCAGATAAAAATCACCAATGAAGAAGGAGCGCTCGTGTCACTAGTAAAACTCACAACCCTTACTTTACCAATAAAGAATTGA
- a CDS encoding CvfB family protein → MIKLGEYNILEILRETEPGLYLGEDEENVVLLPHRYKPEEYEIGDEISVFIYLDNEERPIATTLDPFLQLNTFGYLHCSDVTEYGAFMDWGLEKQLFVPFKEQARPMKKGNWYIVYLYIDEKTTRLVGSSKTNHFLQNDTLTVEAFQEVDILVTHLTEKGANVIINGVHKGLIYIEDIFEDIRTGDRMKAFVKNIRPDNKIDLVLQKVGYKSIEPNATFIRQELEAAGGFLPLHDKSDPDSIKNLLGMSKKSFKKAIGTLYKDKQIIIKEDGIELL, encoded by the coding sequence ATGATAAAATTGGGCGAATATAATATTTTAGAGATTCTTCGGGAAACTGAACCTGGTCTATATTTGGGAGAGGACGAAGAAAATGTGGTACTTTTGCCACATAGATATAAACCAGAAGAATATGAAATAGGCGATGAGATTTCAGTTTTTATCTACCTAGATAACGAAGAAAGACCGATTGCCACAACGCTCGATCCTTTTCTTCAATTAAATACCTTTGGGTATTTACATTGCAGCGACGTTACGGAATACGGAGCTTTTATGGATTGGGGCTTGGAAAAGCAACTTTTTGTTCCTTTTAAAGAGCAAGCGCGTCCAATGAAAAAGGGCAATTGGTACATCGTCTATCTCTATATTGATGAAAAAACCACGCGTTTGGTGGGTTCTAGTAAAACGAACCACTTTCTTCAAAATGATACCTTGACGGTTGAAGCTTTTCAGGAAGTTGATATTTTGGTTACACATTTAACCGAAAAAGGAGCAAACGTTATAATAAACGGTGTTCACAAAGGACTAATTTATATTGAAGATATTTTTGAAGACATTCGCACAGGCGATAGAATGAAAGCTTTTGTAAAAAATATTCGTCCCGATAATAAAATTGATTTAGTGCTTCAAAAGGTTGGCTACAAAAGCATTGAACCGAACGCTACCTTTATCCGTCAGGAGTTAGAAGCAGCTGGTGGCTTTTTACCGCTTCACGATAAATCTGATCCAGACTCGATTAAAAACTTATTGGGAATGAGCAAAAAAAGCTTCAAAAAAGCAATTGGGACGCTATATAAAGACAAGCAGATTATAATTAAAGAAGACGGGATAGAACTACTGTGA